GCCGTCCGAACGCTGCGGCCGCTGGGCAGGAAGCGGATGGTGTGGGAAGCAGGGGACATGGTTGGATGGCTCCTCGCACAGGACTCGGTAGACAGGGCGGCGCCCTTGCCGTTGTATGTTTACCAGAAGAGACCTGGGAAAGAAATGGGGGCCGATTCTGTGCCGGCGGCACGATCAGGCCAGGGGCACCAGCTCCATTGCCCCGGCGGCTCCCAGATGCTCGCCCAGGACCACCAGGGCACCAGTCACCCCGGGGATGGCCCGGATCCGCTCCAGGGCAGGGGTGATGTCCGCGGCCTCCTTGACCAGGTTGCCCAGGGCGGTGGCGCAGGCGTCGGCCAGCGCGGCGGAGGCCGCCAGGACGGTGGCGGCGTCCGCCCGGCCCAGGCTCACCGAATGGCCCACCGTGGCGGAGGAGGTGCACAGCCCACAGGGCATGGCCGAGGCCGGGATGCGGATGCCGATGCGGCCCGACAGGGGCGAGCGGCCGGCAAAAAGACCGGCCACCACGGCCGCCTGCCGGGCCAGAAAGATATCGCCGCCGTTTTCGATCACCACCTCCTGGCAGCCGGCGGCCAGAAGATCCCGGCCGACGCCTTCGGCGATGGCCCCGGCCACCGCCGCCATGGGACCGACAGCGGCCGCGGCGCCGGCCTCCAGCATGGCCCGCACCAGGGGCGGCGCCGAGCGGTCCGGCGGCAGGGGGCTGAAACTGGTCAGAAACCCCGGCTGGCCGGCGATGTAGCCCTCCAGCTGCGCCCGGTATCGAAGGACCAGCTGCCGGGTCTCGCTGCTGCGGTCCTCGGGGGCGAGAACGGCCAGATCCGTCTCCCGCACCGTGACCTGGAAGGGGACGAGCAGGCCGGCCGCCACTGACCGGCGGTAGGTGCGCTGGCAATAGCGGGCGGGCGAGGGCGGCAAGAAGCGCTTTCGGGCCATGACCACACGTGAGCCTCCTGGCAGGGCGGGTGAATGTTCCGGAGCCGGCCGCGATCAGAGGCTTGACCCCGGCGCCGGCCGTCTCCTATCCTGAAGGCATCTGTCCTGTGCCGCCGGGCGTGTGCCATCATGATACCCCAACGCCATGGCGGCGCGCCCGTGCCGGATGGCGGTGCCAGCCGGCTCCAACCTGAAGACCGCATGGAGGAGAGCATGAACGAGCGCAGGTCCCCCTTTGGCCCATGGAGGCAGCTTCTGGCGGCTTGCCTGACCGTTGCCGTGGTCGTTGGCCTGGCCGGCACGGCCTCGGCCCTGGCGCCCATGCCGGTCACCAGCTTCACTGCCCCCTGGCAGACCTTCATCAACGGCAACGCCACCGTCACCCCTGCCGGCGCCACCGTGGCCATTACCGCCCTGGGCGGCAGCAGCACCGAGGGCTTCGGCAAGATCGGCAACGACTATGCCGGCCTGCCGATCATCGGCGCCACCGCCACGGTGGATACCCGGGACATCGGCGGCGACGCCCATGCCGGTATCCGCAAGGTCATCGGCACGGTGGACAGCGCCATGATCCAGGCCCGGATCTTCGTCACCTCCGAGGCGGCCGGCGCCCGCAAGGTGGTCTGGAAGATCCGGCGGCTCAACCCCGACAGCACGAGCCAGGACTTGGCCTCCGGCATCTTTGGCACCATGGCCGAGGATCTCGTTGGCCAGGACATCCTCCTGGCCTTCCTGCAGATGGGGCATGAGGTCTGGTTCATCGCCATGGGCCACAGCGCCGGCAACGTGCCGGCCCTGGTGAAGTATCAGCCGCTGTTGCCTTCCTTCGTCATGACGCCGGGGTACTACCCGGTGGAGATCTACGGCGGGGCCGCGCCGGGCACCGGCAACCACCTGGACGTGCTGTTCAAGGGCGTCGCCGTGCTCCGGAAGTAGCCGGACCTCCCCCGGGGGGGCGGTTGGGGACCGCCCCGCCGTCCCCGTCCCTTCCCGCCGCCGCGATTCCCCATTGACAGACCATCGGCTGTGGAGTAAACAGAGCGGATCTCTGATGCCCCTCCTCACCGAGGGGCTGTTTTATTTTCCGCGACCGCTGTTGCCCTGGCGATGGTGCTCGCGGCAGTCCCGCCTGCCGGCCCTGCCCCCAGGCGGCAAGTCCAACCGCTCTCGACGGAAAGAGTCACGACCATGAGCATCCAGCTAGATCACGTCCGCAACATCGGCATCAGCGCCCACATCGACTCCGGCAAGACCACCCTCACCGAGCGAATCCTCTTCTACACCCAGCGGATCCACGCCATCCATGACGTCAAGGGCAAGGACGGCGTCGGCGCCAAAATGGACTCCATGGAGCTGGAGCGGGAGCGGGGCATCACCATCCAGTCAGCGGCCACCTACTGCTCCTGGGCCGGACACGCTGTGAACATCATCGACACCCCGGGCCATGTGGACTTCACCATCGAGGTGGAGCGGGCCTTGCGGGTCCTGGACGGCGCCATCCTGGTCCTCTGCTCGGTGGGCGGCGTCCAGTCCCAGAGCATCACCGTCGACCGCCAGATGACCCGCTACAAGGTGCCCCGGATCGCCTTCATCAACAAGTGCGACCGCAGCGGCGCCAACCCCTACCGGGTGACCCAGCAGCTCCGGGAGAAGCTCAACCACAACGCGGTGCTCATGCAGATCCCCATCGGTCTTGAGAACGAGCTGGCCGGGGTGGTGGATCTCATCACCATGCAGGCGGTCTATTTCGACGGCGCCAATGGCGAGCGGATCCGCTACGAGCCGATCCCGGCGGACCTCTTGCCCGAGGCCGAGGCCAAGCGGGAGGAGATGCTGGATGCGGTGTCCATGTTCTCGGACGAGCTCACGGAGGCCATCCTGGAAGGCACGCCCACCGAGGCCATGATCCGCGAGGCGGTGCGCAAGGGCACCCTGAGCCTGGGGCTGACCCCGGTCTTCGTGGGCTCGGCCTACAAGAACAAGGGTGTGCAGCCGCTTCTGGATGCGGTGGCCCACTACCTGCCCAGCCCGGTGGACGTGGAGAACCGGGCCAAGGATCTGGCCAGGGACGAGGCCGAGGTGCTCCTGTCCAGCAGCCCCCAGGCCCCCCTGGTCTGCCTGGCCTTCAAGCTGGAAGACGGCCGCTACGGCCAGCTCACCTACATCCGCACCTACCAGGGCAGCATCCGCCGCGGGGATACCATCATCAACTCCCGCAGTGGCAAGAAGGTCAAGGTGGGCCGGCTGGTGCGCATGCACGCCGACGAGATGGAGGACATCGAGGCCGCGACCGCCGGCGACATCGTCGCTTTGTTCGGCATCGATTGCGCCTCCGGGGATACCTTCACCAGCCCGGAGGTCTCCTACTCCATGACCTCCATGCACGTGCCCAACCCGGTGATCTCCCTGGCCATCGTACCGGTGGACAACAAGAGCCAGATCAACATGTCCAAGGCCTTGAACCGGTTCACCAAGGAAGACCCCACCTTCCGCACGTACGTAGATGCGGAGACCGGTGAGACCATCGTCTCCGGCATGGGCGAGCTGCATCTGGATGTCTACATCGAGCGCATGAAGCGGGAGTACAACGCCGTGGTGGATGTGGGCGCGCCCCAGGTGGCCTATCGGGAGACGATCACCCGGCGGGCGGAGTTCAACTACACCCACAAGAAGCAGACCGGCGGCTCCGGCCAGTACGGCCGGGTGGCCGGCTACATCGAGCCCCTGGAGGGGAGCGACTACGAATTCGTCAACGAGGTGACCGGCGGCTCCATCCCCACCGAGTTCATCCCCTCGGTGGACAAGGGCTTCCAGCAGTGCCTGAAGAAGGGCTCCCTGGCGGCCTTTCCGGTGACCGGTGTCCGCCTGGTGATCAACGACGGCGCCTCCCACTCCGTGGACTCCTCGGACAACGCCTTCCAGGCCGCCGGCATCGGCGCCTTCCGGGAGGGCTATCTCAAGGCTGGCCCGGTGCTCATGGAGCCGATCATGAAGGTGGCGGTGGAAGGACCCAGCGAGTTCCAGGGCGCCATCATGGGCACCATCAACCAGCGGCGAGGCATGATCGTCGGCACCTCCGACGAGGGCAACTACACGGTGATCGAGGCCGAGGTGCCCCTGGCGGAGATGTTCGGCTACTCGACGGTGCTCCGTTCCGGCACCCAGGGCAAGGCGGAGTTCACCATGGAGTTCGCCACCTACCGGCAGGTGCCGAAGAACGTGGCGGAGCAGGTCATCAAGGAGGCCAATGAGAAGAGGAAGCAGTCGGCGGCATGAATCGCAGGCTCCCCTGCCCGCGCCGGTCAACGTCATCTATCTCAAAGACAGGAGTGCCGCCATGCTCAAGCGTGACCTGATCGTCAAGAACCCGCTCCGGGCCATCGAGCCGGACTCCGGGGCCTACACCACGCCGCACCGCCTGGGCCTGGTCATCGCCCGGGCCGGCACCGGCAAGACCGCCCTTCTGGTGCAGATCGCCCTGGACAGCATGCTCCGGGGCAACCGGGTGGTGCATGTCAGTGTGGGCGAGAGCCTGGACAAGACCCGGGCCTGGTATGAGGACCTCTTCCGCCACCTGGCCCAGGCCTATCAACTGGAGCACGCCCAGGACGTCTACCGGGAGATCATGCGCAACCGTATGATCATGACCTTCAAGGCCACCTCGTTTGCCGCCCCCAAACTGGAGGAGCGCCTGAACGACCTGGTCTACCAGGACATCTTCAAGCCGGAGTGCCTGGTCATCGACGGCTTCGACTTCACCCAGGCCGCCCGCAAGGATCTGGCCGATATCCGAGAGCTTATGCAGGCGATGAACCTGCACGTCTGGTTTTCGGCCATCCGCCACCGGGACGACACCCGGGTCAGCGACCTCGGGGTGCCGGCGCCCTGCCACGACCTGGCGGACCTCTTCGAGACCATCATCCTCCTGGACCCGCGGCAGGAGGGCATCAGCCTCAAGATCCTCAAGGATCACACGGTGGACCGAGGGGCCCGACCGTCCCTGCTCCTGGATCCGGCAACCTTCCTGGTCAAAGGCCAGTGAGGGCCAGCCAGCCGACCGCTGGCATCCATCGGGGCAGGGTCTACCGGGGACCCTGCCCTTTTTTCATGCCCGTGCGCCAGGAGAGACTATGCGCTTCCGGCCATGCATCGACCTTCACCAGGGCCAGGTGAAGCAGATTGTCGGCAGCACCCTGGCCGATGACGACCCCGGCCGGCTGACC
This sequence is a window from Thermodesulfobacteriota bacterium. Protein-coding genes within it:
- a CDS encoding UPF0280 family protein; translated protein: MARKRFLPPSPARYCQRTYRRSVAAGLLVPFQVTVRETDLAVLAPEDRSSETRQLVLRYRAQLEGYIAGQPGFLTSFSPLPPDRSAPPLVRAMLEAGAAAAVGPMAAVAGAIAEGVGRDLLAAGCQEVVIENGGDIFLARQAAVVAGLFAGRSPLSGRIGIRIPASAMPCGLCTSSATVGHSVSLGRADAATVLAASAALADACATALGNLVKEAADITPALERIRAIPGVTGALVVLGEHLGAAGAMELVPLA
- the fusA gene encoding elongation factor G: MSIQLDHVRNIGISAHIDSGKTTLTERILFYTQRIHAIHDVKGKDGVGAKMDSMELERERGITIQSAATYCSWAGHAVNIIDTPGHVDFTIEVERALRVLDGAILVLCSVGGVQSQSITVDRQMTRYKVPRIAFINKCDRSGANPYRVTQQLREKLNHNAVLMQIPIGLENELAGVVDLITMQAVYFDGANGERIRYEPIPADLLPEAEAKREEMLDAVSMFSDELTEAILEGTPTEAMIREAVRKGTLSLGLTPVFVGSAYKNKGVQPLLDAVAHYLPSPVDVENRAKDLARDEAEVLLSSSPQAPLVCLAFKLEDGRYGQLTYIRTYQGSIRRGDTIINSRSGKKVKVGRLVRMHADEMEDIEAATAGDIVALFGIDCASGDTFTSPEVSYSMTSMHVPNPVISLAIVPVDNKSQINMSKALNRFTKEDPTFRTYVDAETGETIVSGMGELHLDVYIERMKREYNAVVDVGAPQVAYRETITRRAEFNYTHKKQTGGSGQYGRVAGYIEPLEGSDYEFVNEVTGGSIPTEFIPSVDKGFQQCLKKGSLAAFPVTGVRLVINDGASHSVDSSDNAFQAAGIGAFREGYLKAGPVLMEPIMKVAVEGPSEFQGAIMGTINQRRGMIVGTSDEGNYTVIEAEVPLAEMFGYSTVLRSGTQGKAEFTMEFATYRQVPKNVAEQVIKEANEKRKQSAA